Proteins found in one uncultured Desulfuromonas sp. genomic segment:
- the htpX gene encoding zinc metalloprotease HtpX — MLNNLKTVGLMALLTIILMVIGGAIGGRGGAIVALVLAGVMNIGSYWFSDKIVIRMYKGQEVNSGMLYDVVRELCERNNLIMPRVYMIPQDTPNAFATGRNPQHAVVAATQGIVSLLSREELMGVMAHELSHVRHRDILIGSVAATIAGAISYLAQMGQWAMLFGMGGNDDEDGGGNIFVMLITMIFAPMAAMLVQMAVSRSREYAADRGGAELCGNPHYLASALRKLELANQQRPMHDVNDATAHMFIVNPLSGKGLQSLFSTHPPMDERVRRLEAMA; from the coding sequence ATGCTGAACAATTTGAAGACCGTTGGCCTGATGGCCTTATTGACCATCATCCTGATGGTGATTGGTGGTGCAATTGGTGGCCGTGGCGGTGCCATTGTGGCACTTGTTCTGGCTGGTGTGATGAATATCGGCTCCTATTGGTTTTCCGATAAGATCGTCATCCGTATGTACAAAGGACAGGAAGTCAACAGCGGCATGCTTTACGATGTCGTTCGTGAGCTGTGTGAGCGTAACAATCTGATTATGCCGCGCGTTTATATGATTCCGCAGGATACGCCTAACGCGTTTGCTACCGGACGTAATCCGCAACATGCTGTGGTGGCGGCCACTCAGGGAATTGTTTCCCTGCTCAGCCGTGAGGAATTGATGGGGGTGATGGCCCATGAACTCAGCCATGTCCGTCATCGCGATATTCTCATTGGTTCTGTTGCCGCGACCATTGCCGGTGCGATCTCCTATCTGGCTCAGATGGGCCAGTGGGCCATGCTGTTCGGCATGGGTGGCAATGACGATGAAGACGGTGGTGGAAATATATTCGTTATGCTGATCACGATGATTTTTGCACCGATGGCGGCAATGCTGGTGCAGATGGCGGTGTCGCGATCCCGTGAATATGCGGCGGACCGTGGCGGCGCTGAACTGTGTGGCAACCCGCATTACCTGGCCAGTGCCCTGCGTAAGCTGGAATTGGCCAACCAGCAGCGACCGATGCACGATGTCAATGATGCGACAGCGCATATGTTTATTGTCAATCCACTCAGCGGTAAAGGGTTGCAGAGTCTGTTCTCCACCCATCCACCCATGGATGAGCGGGTACGGCGACTGGAAGCGATGGCGTAA
- the rsmB gene encoding 16S rRNA (cytosine(967)-C(5))-methyltransferase RsmB produces the protein MAKKAEPNVKDARRIAFDVLTRVDEGGYSDLVLDAALEANPGLDPRDRALATELVYGVLRRRGSLDFILKAYSRQPLKKLQPKVLRLLRLGVYQLCYLDRIPDRAVVHSMVELARRCGLERVSGLVNGVLRSYLREPHRVVWPDPDADTQGWLEHGLSLPHWLARRWLAQYGAEGAMALAESQLTAAPVTVRVNTLKMTRDAFLDQLSQCDIAAESTRFAPEGVILPHAGDLQRLPGRAEGWYQVQDEASMLMAHLLSVEPGQRILDVCAAPGGKTTHLAALTDNRSEIVALDLHPQRLETLQQGAKRLGCEQIRTLACDMTQPCDSLPAGGFDRVLVDAPCSGLGVLRRNPESRWRRKQTDIKMLAKIQRQILHQAAELVVPGGLLLYSLCTTTPEESSAVVADFLTDHPMYAQVDLANRAPKHWHGLFDDDGQLVTRTGEHGAMDCFFAAGFYRRPECSF, from the coding sequence GTGGCAAAAAAAGCAGAGCCAAACGTCAAAGATGCCCGGCGCATCGCTTTTGATGTGTTGACCCGGGTGGATGAGGGCGGTTATTCCGATCTGGTGTTGGATGCCGCACTTGAGGCGAATCCTGGCCTTGATCCGCGTGATCGTGCCTTGGCAACGGAGCTTGTTTATGGGGTGCTGCGCCGTCGCGGCAGCCTCGATTTTATCCTCAAAGCCTATAGTCGCCAGCCGTTGAAGAAGCTGCAACCCAAGGTGTTGCGCCTGCTGCGTCTGGGAGTTTATCAATTGTGCTATCTTGATCGCATCCCGGATCGGGCCGTGGTTCACAGTATGGTGGAGCTGGCGCGGCGTTGCGGTCTGGAGCGAGTCAGCGGCCTGGTCAATGGCGTGCTGCGCAGTTATCTGCGCGAGCCGCACCGGGTGGTGTGGCCTGATCCCGATGCGGATACTCAGGGCTGGCTGGAGCATGGTCTGTCATTGCCGCACTGGCTGGCGCGACGCTGGTTGGCGCAGTATGGCGCGGAAGGCGCAATGGCTCTGGCTGAGAGTCAGTTGACCGCAGCGCCTGTTACCGTGCGCGTCAACACCCTGAAGATGACGCGGGACGCGTTTCTTGACCAGCTTTCGCAATGCGATATTGCGGCCGAGTCGACCCGTTTTGCGCCGGAAGGTGTGATCCTGCCCCATGCCGGTGATCTGCAGCGGTTGCCCGGACGCGCCGAGGGCTGGTACCAAGTTCAAGATGAAGCCAGCATGCTCATGGCACATCTGTTGTCGGTCGAACCCGGTCAACGCATTCTCGATGTCTGTGCGGCACCCGGTGGTAAGACTACCCATCTGGCCGCGTTGACCGACAATCGTTCTGAGATTGTCGCCCTTGATCTTCATCCGCAACGGCTGGAGACTTTACAGCAGGGGGCCAAGCGTCTTGGGTGTGAACAGATCCGTACGCTGGCGTGCGATATGACCCAGCCGTGTGATTCTCTGCCGGCGGGAGGTTTTGATCGTGTTCTCGTTGATGCCCCGTGCAGCGGTTTAGGGGTGTTGCGGCGCAATCCGGAGTCGCGTTGGCGGCGTAAACAGACCGACATCAAGATGCTGGCCAAAATCCAGCGGCAAATTTTGCATCAGGCCGCAGAATTAGTTGTTCCCGGCGGTCTGTTGCTTTACTCTCTGTGTACCACCACGCCGGAAGAATCTTCTGCGGTGGTGGCGGACTTTCTGACGGACCATCCCATGTATGCCCAAGTTGATCTGGCCAACCGAGCGCCGAAACACTGGCATGGGTTGTTTGATGATGACGGACAACTTGTAACACGCACGGGTGAACATGGTGCGATGGACTGCTTTTTTGCCGCTGGTTTTTATCGCCGGCCAGAGTGCTCATTTTAA
- the rpe gene encoding ribulose-phosphate 3-epimerase has translation MVKISPSILSADFARLGAEIRTVEQAGADYIHVDVMDGHFVPNITIGAPVVGALRQVTELPLDVHLMIENPDLYIPDFAKAGSDIITVHQEAVPHLHRTIQLIHSLGKKAGVSINPATPAGVLEVIMAEVDLVLVMTVNPGFGGQSFIPATLNKITQLREMIDRTGRAIELEVDGGVKADNIGEIAAAGADVFVAGSAVFNTPDYTQAIQSLRDNVK, from the coding sequence ATGGTCAAGATTTCTCCCTCGATCCTTTCGGCGGATTTTGCCCGTCTTGGTGCGGAAATTCGCACCGTAGAACAGGCTGGAGCCGACTATATCCATGTTGATGTCATGGATGGCCACTTTGTGCCCAATATTACCATTGGTGCACCGGTGGTTGGTGCATTGCGCCAGGTGACTGAGTTGCCCCTTGATGTTCATCTGATGATCGAGAATCCCGATCTGTATATCCCCGACTTTGCCAAAGCCGGCTCCGATATTATTACTGTTCATCAGGAGGCTGTGCCGCATCTGCATCGGACCATTCAACTGATCCACAGCTTAGGTAAGAAAGCGGGCGTTTCGATTAATCCGGCGACACCGGCCGGGGTGCTGGAGGTCATTATGGCCGAAGTGGATCTGGTGCTGGTGATGACGGTGAATCCCGGTTTTGGTGGTCAGAGTTTTATTCCGGCAACACTGAATAAGATTACCCAACTGCGTGAGATGATCGATCGTACTGGTCGGGCGATTGAGCTGGAAGTGGATGGCGGCGTCAAGGCCGACAATATTGGCGAGATCGCTGCTGCCGGGGCCGATGTGTTTGTCGCCGGCAGTGCCGTATTTAATACTCCTGATTACACCCAGGCTATTCAGTCTCTGCGGGACAACGTCAAGTAA
- a CDS encoding bifunctional homocysteine S-methyltransferase/methylenetetrahydrofolate reductase, whose product MIQRLHETVLIGDGAMGTQLYSQGVPADSCFERLNLTRPELVVAVHEAYVKAGAQLLETNTFTANGLRLGGIGLDGQVRQINEAGARLARQAIGTDKNCFVAGSVGPLGSRDREENLCATDQQSLFRDQMTGLVDGGVDLLLLETFASLDELQLAASVAAEFGLPVVAQMAFFAEGRTREGLDGRQFVKALTKNVDVVGANCGVGPHEMLQLVRQMTAATSAPVSAFANSGFPQYVNGRLVYLATPDYFASRGLEMVEAGAALVGGCCGTTPEHIAALSARVQGLKPSRVAVSSRRVGDEKRPAVQIEEPRLPVVSPLLDPARKEVPITVELDPPRGLDCSVTIERARLLAQSGVDAINLAENPLARIRMGNLALAAKIQDATGIPVIAHVTCRDRNLIGLHSDLMGAHLLGLRHILAVTGDPVSVGESSGATSVFDLNSIGLLELLNGLNQGCNMLGADLGAGTSFCLGAAFNPNVTHLQGQVTKLHKKLAAGARFFQTQPVYSAAVFQSMVQALQDVSAPVFLGVLPLVSERNAEFLHNEVPGITLPDEVRKRMRGTAGDSGVAAGMAIASELVRTCAPQADGYYIMPPFGKVDLALQLIEIIKATPA is encoded by the coding sequence TTGATACAACGTCTTCACGAGACGGTTCTGATCGGCGATGGGGCCATGGGTACCCAGCTTTACAGTCAGGGTGTGCCAGCGGACAGCTGTTTTGAGCGGTTGAATCTGACCCGGCCGGAATTGGTGGTTGCGGTACATGAGGCGTATGTCAAGGCGGGAGCTCAACTGCTGGAAACTAACACCTTTACGGCCAATGGTTTGCGGCTTGGCGGCATTGGCCTTGATGGGCAGGTGCGTCAGATCAACGAGGCCGGAGCCCGATTGGCCCGTCAGGCGATCGGGACCGATAAAAATTGCTTTGTGGCGGGTTCTGTCGGCCCACTGGGCAGCCGTGATCGCGAGGAAAATCTTTGCGCTACGGACCAGCAGAGTTTGTTTCGTGATCAGATGACCGGCCTGGTGGATGGCGGCGTAGATCTCTTGTTGCTGGAGACCTTTGCCAGTCTGGACGAATTGCAGTTGGCGGCTTCGGTCGCGGCAGAATTTGGCTTGCCGGTGGTTGCTCAGATGGCCTTCTTTGCCGAAGGGCGAACCCGTGAAGGGTTGGACGGTCGTCAGTTTGTCAAGGCCTTGACGAAGAATGTGGATGTCGTTGGAGCCAATTGTGGCGTCGGTCCCCATGAGATGCTGCAGTTGGTTCGCCAGATGACGGCCGCAACATCCGCGCCGGTTTCAGCGTTTGCCAATTCAGGCTTTCCCCAGTATGTCAATGGACGGCTCGTTTATCTGGCCACACCGGATTATTTTGCCAGCCGTGGCCTAGAGATGGTCGAAGCCGGTGCCGCTCTTGTCGGTGGCTGCTGCGGGACAACTCCAGAGCATATCGCCGCGTTATCTGCGCGGGTCCAAGGACTGAAGCCGAGTCGTGTTGCCGTGTCTTCTCGCCGAGTGGGTGACGAAAAACGCCCTGCTGTGCAGATTGAGGAACCCCGGTTGCCAGTGGTTTCTCCGTTGCTTGATCCAGCGCGTAAAGAAGTTCCGATCACGGTGGAGCTTGATCCGCCGCGAGGGTTGGATTGCTCGGTGACCATCGAACGGGCCAGGCTGCTGGCGCAGAGCGGTGTCGATGCCATTAATCTGGCGGAGAATCCGCTGGCACGCATCCGGATGGGCAATCTGGCTCTGGCCGCTAAGATTCAGGACGCTACCGGGATTCCGGTGATTGCTCATGTTACCTGTCGTGACCGTAATCTGATTGGTTTGCACTCCGATTTGATGGGCGCGCATCTGCTAGGCTTGCGTCATATTCTTGCGGTGACTGGTGATCCGGTTTCCGTCGGTGAGTCCAGTGGCGCCACCAGCGTCTTTGATCTTAATTCCATCGGTCTGCTCGAATTGCTCAATGGTTTGAATCAGGGATGTAATATGCTTGGTGCTGATCTCGGTGCCGGGACCAGCTTTTGCCTGGGCGCAGCATTTAACCCCAATGTGACGCATCTGCAGGGTCAGGTGACTAAGTTACATAAAAAGCTCGCCGCCGGAGCCCGGTTTTTTCAGACGCAACCGGTTTATTCCGCAGCTGTTTTTCAGAGCATGGTGCAGGCTCTGCAGGATGTTTCCGCACCTGTTTTTCTCGGGGTGTTACCGTTGGTCAGCGAACGTAATGCGGAATTCCTTCATAACGAGGTGCCGGGAATTACGCTGCCCGACGAGGTGAGAAAAAGGATGCGTGGTACTGCCGGCGACAGCGGTGTCGCGGCAGGGATGGCGATTGCCTCCGAGCTGGTTCGCACCTGTGCACCACAAGCTGACGGTTATTATATCATGCCCCCTTTTGGCAAGGTCGATCTTGCCTTGCAACTGATTGAAATTATAAAGGCAACACCCGCCTGA